From one Onychomys torridus chromosome 12, mOncTor1.1, whole genome shotgun sequence genomic stretch:
- the Cldnd1 gene encoding claudin domain-containing protein 1 isoform X1 — MGGDRLETKTSVSVASWSSLNARMDNRFATAFVIACVLSLISTIYMAASIGTDFWYEYRSPVQENSSDSNKMAWNEFLGDEADEKTYNDALFRYNGTMGLWRRCITIPQNTHWYAPPERTESFDMVTKCMSFTLNEQFMEKYVDPGNHNSGIDLLRTYLWRCQFLLPFVSLGLMCFGALIGLCACICRSLYPTIATGILHLLAGLCTLGSVSCYVAGIELLHQKLGLPENVSGEFGWSFCLACVSAPLQFMASALFIWAAHTNRKEYTLMKAYRVA, encoded by the exons ATGGGCG GTGATAGACTAGAGACCAAGACTTCTGTCTCCGTAGCATCCTGG AGCAGTCTGAATGCCAGAATGGATAACCGTTTTGCTACAGCATTTGTGATTGCTTGTGTGCTTAGCCTCATTTCCACCATCTATATGGCAGCCTCAATAGGCACAGACTTCTGGTATGAATATCGAAGTCCTGTTCAAGAGAATTCAAGTGATTCAAATAAAATGGCCTGGAACGAGTTCCTTGGTGATGAGGCAGATGAAAAGACTTATAATGATGCACTGTTCCGGTATAATGGCACAATGGGATTGTGGAGACGGTGTATCACCATACCCCAAAACACACATTGGTATGCTCCACCAGAAAGGACAG AGTCATTTGACATGGTCACAAAATGTATGAGTTTCACACTAAATGAACAGTTCATGGAGAAATACGTTGATCCTGGAAACCACAATAGTGGAATTGATCTGCTTCGGACCT ATCTTTGGCGTTGCCAGTTCCTCCTACCTTTCGTTAGCTTGGGTTTGATGTGCTTTGGGGCTCTGATTGGGCTTTGTGCCTGCATCTGCCGCAGCCTGTATCCCACCATCGCCACAGGCATCCTCCATCTCCTTGCAG GTCTGTGCACACTGGGCTCTGTAAGTTGTTATGTTGCTGGCATTGAACTGCTACACCAGAAACTAGGGCTGCCCGAGAATGTATCCGGAGAATTTGGATGGTCCTTCTGCCTGGCCTGCGTCTCGGCTCCCTTACAGTTCATGGCGTCTGCTCTCTTCATCTGGGCTGCTCACACCAACCGGAAAGAGTACACCTTAATGAAGGCCTATCGAGTGGCGTGA
- the Cldnd1 gene encoding claudin domain-containing protein 1 isoform X2 has product MDNRFATAFVIACVLSLISTIYMAASIGTDFWYEYRSPVQENSSDSNKMAWNEFLGDEADEKTYNDALFRYNGTMGLWRRCITIPQNTHWYAPPERTESFDMVTKCMSFTLNEQFMEKYVDPGNHNSGIDLLRTYLWRCQFLLPFVSLGLMCFGALIGLCACICRSLYPTIATGILHLLAGLCTLGSVSCYVAGIELLHQKLGLPENVSGEFGWSFCLACVSAPLQFMASALFIWAAHTNRKEYTLMKAYRVA; this is encoded by the exons ATGGATAACCGTTTTGCTACAGCATTTGTGATTGCTTGTGTGCTTAGCCTCATTTCCACCATCTATATGGCAGCCTCAATAGGCACAGACTTCTGGTATGAATATCGAAGTCCTGTTCAAGAGAATTCAAGTGATTCAAATAAAATGGCCTGGAACGAGTTCCTTGGTGATGAGGCAGATGAAAAGACTTATAATGATGCACTGTTCCGGTATAATGGCACAATGGGATTGTGGAGACGGTGTATCACCATACCCCAAAACACACATTGGTATGCTCCACCAGAAAGGACAG AGTCATTTGACATGGTCACAAAATGTATGAGTTTCACACTAAATGAACAGTTCATGGAGAAATACGTTGATCCTGGAAACCACAATAGTGGAATTGATCTGCTTCGGACCT ATCTTTGGCGTTGCCAGTTCCTCCTACCTTTCGTTAGCTTGGGTTTGATGTGCTTTGGGGCTCTGATTGGGCTTTGTGCCTGCATCTGCCGCAGCCTGTATCCCACCATCGCCACAGGCATCCTCCATCTCCTTGCAG GTCTGTGCACACTGGGCTCTGTAAGTTGTTATGTTGCTGGCATTGAACTGCTACACCAGAAACTAGGGCTGCCCGAGAATGTATCCGGAGAATTTGGATGGTCCTTCTGCCTGGCCTGCGTCTCGGCTCCCTTACAGTTCATGGCGTCTGCTCTCTTCATCTGGGCTGCTCACACCAACCGGAAAGAGTACACCTTAATGAAGGCCTATCGAGTGGCGTGA